Part of the Paenibacillus aurantius genome, TCGTCATATCCTTAACGGGCATCGCGGCTTACACGATCCCGAGATATAGCGCTGCCCTTCCCTTTCGAATCATCCGGTACCTTCTGCTGTTCATTTCGGCCCTGCTCGGCTTCATGGGCTTTGCGTTAGGCATGATCTTCTTAATGATTCACCTCGTCATGCTCGAATCCTTCGGTAAGCCGTTTATGAGCCCGATAGCCCCGTTCGACGGCAAACGGTTTAGAGACCTGATCATCCGCTATCCCTTCTGGATCAAGAATGGCCGGAATAAGAAAGAGCGTCAGACATGATCCGATTCGTCCTCCTGGCTTGCGTCTCTCTTACCCTTGCGCTTATTTCCTCCGGCTGCACGGATTTTGTCGAACCGAATCAACTGGCTGGCGTCTTGGGGACGGCGATTGATCATGGCGAGGACGGGATGATTGAAGTCAGCCATCAGATCGTTATCCCTTCTCAGCTGGAAGGCCCGTCTAAGGGAGGAGGCTCCGGCAATTCGAATCCTTTTCTCGTCATGTCCGCCACAGGCCAGGATGTTTTCCAAGCCACTCAGAAAATCCAGTTTAAAATGTCCCGCCGATTGATTACGAACCATCGCAGCATAATCGCGATCAGCGAAGAGTATTTCCGGCGGAACGACGTAAGAAAACTGTTCGATAAACTGTTCCGGGATCCTGCCAACAATCTGAGGGACATCATCGTCCTGATTAAAGGAAGCAGCGCCAAGGAGTTCATCATGCTTAAGCATCCCATAGAATCTCTCTCCAGCATAGGCGCTGCAAAAGAGCTGCAGATTAACGGGATGAGCGGGTTCTCCTCGAGGCAATTCCTTATCGATAGCTTCTTGAAAGGGAGCCGGCCTCTGATCCCGGTCCTCCAAATCGAAAGTTTGAAGAGGAGCCCTAAAAAAACCGATCCGACTGCCCTCTTATCCGGTTTCGCCGTTTTGGACCATAATCTTAAAATCAAAGGATTATTGGATGTCGAGGAAGGCTCCGGAGCCCTCTGGATGATGGGAAAAGGCACCTATCATGGGGCAACGGTCCCATGGAAAAATGGCATAGTATCGCTGCGTTTAACCCAACTTCACCGCCGGATTTCCTCCGCTGCCGGCCAGGATCCGAAACGCATCGTTTTAACCGTGAAGGCGCAGGCTTACCTTCTGGAAAATTCATCCCAACGGGACATGTCCGAGGCCGATAACATGGTCGAGCTTCAGAAGGGAATTAACGAGCAAATCCAAAAGGAATTGCAGGGTACGATAGATAAAGTCCAGCGGTGGGGGCCAGATGTATTCGGCATCGGCGAGTACCTTCATCGCCAAAACCCTTATTGGTGGAAATCCCAGGAAGACGATTGGGATGAAAAATTTAAGAATATAGACGTTAGCGTCAAAGCGGATATTCTGCTCCGATCCACCGGAGTGAGCGGCGCACCTTTGAAATGAATACGGAGAGGAAGGGATGCCGGGTGAAAGTAAGCGGTTATCAGATGTTCTGGATGATTAGCATCTCCTCCATGATCATGTTTTCCTATCTTCCCATCAAATTAGCCGCTGAGAAAGCTCACCAGGATAGTTGGATTTCCATTCTGCTGGGGAGCATGATCATGATGGCCGTTACCTGGCTCATTCTCCGGGTATGCAAGCAGAACAAGGAAAAAACGTTAGTCGGTTTCATGAAGGATCTATTGGGAACCTTGCTCGGCAAAATCATCGTCACCGTGTATTTTCTGCATTGGTTCATGCAAATGTCCTTTTTAGCAAAAGGAACAGCGGATTTCCATAATTTGGTTATCCTTCATAACACGCCAATGTTCGTCATCTTATTCTGTTTGATCGTTCTCGTTGCTTATGCGGTGTATAAAGGGGGAATTACGGCCATCAGCCGCTGCGCGGAAATCATCGGCCCCTTTTTCGTGACCGTGCTGTATGTGCAGCTGTTTCTGAATCCTCAAGACATGGATATGAAGAGGATTTTGCCTGTTTATGCCGACTCCGGGTGGTTTTCTATTCTGGAGGGCGCTTTTCGATCGTTTAATTATATGGTCGATCCTTCGATCATTCTCATGCTGTTCTTTTTCGCCGAGAACAAGCAAACGGTCTCGCGTGCGATCCTATGGGGAACGGCGGTTGCGATGGGGTGGGGCGTATTGGCCACACTGGTTGTTCTTTTTGTTACCGGACCGAATCTTGCCGCTGAAATGGTCTACCCCGTGTATTCCATGACGAAGTTTGTATCCATCCTGAATTTCGTTCAGAATATCGATGCTTTTTACATTCCGCTTTGGATTTTCGGGGCCTTTATAAAAGTATCGGTATGCTTGTTTATCCTAAGTTACGGGTTATCCGAGTGGACCGGCTTCAAAAATTGGAAGCTGATCGGCTGCATCATAGCGGTCATCTGGCTGGCGTTCGTCATCTACAGCCCGCACAACATCCGGATTTCCAATACGCTCAAGAACATGCTGCTTATCGGCTTCTTCTACCCGGTTGTCTACATAGGGATCCCTTTGATTTTATGGATAATCGGCAGCATAAAGAAACACCGTAGAGCGTGATTGTCACAGAATCCATCGGAGCGTCGTTATATCTTTGAAAGGCCAAACGCCTTATCCTAGTACAAAGAGGTGCGGTTCATGACACAACGTCTAAATTATATGCAGCAATCCCCGGAATTTTTTAAGAAGCTGATGGAATTCAGCAGCGCCGAGAAGAATAGTGCGATAGAGGAGAAGATTCGTCTTCTTGTTCATATCCGGGCATCGCAGATCAACGGGTGCGGATTCTGCCTGGATATGCACGTGAAAGAGGCCAAGATCCATGGGGAGAGCGAGCTGCGCCTCTACCATATCTCGATTTGGCGGGAATCGCCTCTGTTTAGCCCGCGGGAACGAGCCGCGTTGGAATGGACCGAGATCTTGACAAAAATACCCGAGCATGGGGTGTCCGATGACCTTTATGATCGTGTTCGCAGGGAGTTGTCGGAGAAAGAAATTTCGGATTTGACCTTCTCCATCATGGCGATCAATGCCTGGAACCGCGTTAACGTCGCCTTCCAGACGGTGCCGGGTTCTGCTGATGCGGCATTTGGATTAACGAAAGCGGGTCTGAGTTGATTTCTCTACCTGCAAATGGCATCTTCCTAACAAAACCCGGCGTTTATTAGCCGGGTTTTGTGTTTTTATATTCATACTTTTTTTGCTCCCGGGATCCGGGTCCCACGGGTACGCAAGTTAAATCCTTACGCTGGTCAATTAGAAAACATAGTTAACTATTACAATATATGATAAGTTGGAGGCGTAATCCGCATTTATAAGGAATCTCAGCGATGGGGAAAGAATGAAGGAGGAACTGCGTTGGATAATAACCGCTTGTTGGAAACGTCTAGATCCTGGCTCGGGCAGCTGACGGAGTGGAGAAGGGATTTTCACCGTAATCCGGAATTGGGTTATGAGGAGCATCGGACTGCAGGCATTGTCGTCGATCACCTCCGAAGCTTGGGCTTGGAGACCCGTACGGGAATCGGGAAGACGGGGGTAGTCGGACTTTTGCGCGGTCAGGAACCGGGACCCACCTTCCTGCTGCGGGCGGATATGGATGCCTTGCCGATCCCCGACGGCAAACCGGTGCTTTATCGTTCGACCGTACAGGGAAAAGCGCATCTTTGCGGACACGATGCCCATACGGCTATGCTGATGGGGGCGGCCAAGCTCCTGGCGGAGAGGGGCTTGCCGAGAGGCAATGTCAAGTTTATGTTTCAGCCTGCCGAAGAAGGAGGAGCTGGAGCGAAAGCGATGGTGGAGGACGGTGTCCTGCAGGATCCGAAGGTCGATGCGGCCGCTGCGCTTCACGTCTCGCCTTTTTGCCCCGTCGGCAAAATAACCGTCTCCAAGGGACCGGCTTGGGCGGCCACCGACTCCCTCCGGATCAAAATTATCGGAAAAGGCGGACATGCGGCGGGTCCCCATCATACGGTAGATTCGATTCCGATCGCGGCTCAAGTGATTACCGCGCTTCAGCAAATTGTCAGCCGGCAGGTGGACCCGCTCGATTCGGCCGTGGTCACGATCGGCAAGATTAACGGCGGGCATGCGGTAAATGCCATAGCGTCGGAGGTTGAGCTTCTCGGCACCGTCCGGACGCTGAACCCCAAGCTCCGGGAGCAGATGAGGGTAAAGGTTGAAGCCATTGTCAAGGGAGTTACGGAAGCGTTCGGTGCCGGATACGAGCTTGAGCTGCGGGAGGGTTATCCGATCGTGGTGAATGATGATTCCATGTACGAGCTTTTTACCAGAACAGCCGGGCAGGTCATGGGTTCGGAAAGCTGGGATTTGATTAACCCTACCATGGGAGGGGAAGACTTTGCCTTTGTCGCGCAGCAAGTGCCATCCGTTATGTTTCGTTTGGGCGTCTGCGGCGGGGAAGAGACCGCCTATCCCCTGCATCATCCGTTATTTGATCTTGATGAAAGCGCCATGCCGTTCGGTTCGGCCCTGCTTGCCGCGATAGCGATAAATTACTTGGAGGCGCATCCATAAGTTCCTTTGGAAAAGGGAGGGGTTACAAAATGTTGAATATGTTCAGCACCAGAATGGATTTTCAAACGAAAGAGTGCTTTACGGCGGTGCTGCCGGTTGGGGCGATCGAGCAGCACGGCAGCCATCTGCCGGTGGGGACCGATGCGATCATTGCAGAGGAAATCGCGTCCCGCCTGGCGGAAAGGCTGGATGCTTATCTCTTGCCCTGCGTGAGCATTTCCTCATCGATCGAGCATAGAGAGAGCAAGGGAACGGTGTATCTGAAAGCGGATACCTTAGCGTTGGTTATCCGGGACATAGCGGAATCGCTCCGGTATACGGGCTTTAAGCGGTTGGTCCTCTTCAGCGGACACGGCGGCAACTGGATCCTGAAGCCCACGATCCGCCAGCTTAACCGGGATTTCCGGGAGAGAGGCGAAGAGATGGAGTTGATCCTGATCCCGTCCACTATCGCGTTGAACCGGCTGCATGAGATTGCCAAGCATGTGCAGGGCGACCTGCATGCCGGAGAGAAGGAAACGTCCCTTATGCTCTATCTTTGCCCGGAACATGTTAAAGATATCATTCCGGAGGAGGAGCCTACCGCGGTGCCGCAGGATTTTATGGATTATTTCGACGTGACGGAAATGACAGCAGACGGATACTGGGGCTTTCCGCAAGAAGCGACAGCGGACAAAGGCCGCCGCTTGCTCGATTTGACGGTGGACTGTGCGGTAGACTTTTTGGACAAGATCGAAAGCGAACGTAAAAGAATAACAGCCAAACGGTGATTCCCCCCGACGTTGCCCGGGATCATCCTAGTGCCTTATCCGGTAACTTTGTTGGGTAAGCCATATGCTTTAAAGCGGTGCCGTACGGTTGATGACTTTGGCCTGCCGATCCGCACGAATAACGGCTTGGGAGGCTTTGAGAATATCCTCATGCGTCTGTAAGGCGGGATGTCCTTGAAGCCTGCCCATAAAATCCTCCAGGATCGTGACGGGCGGCGATTCGGGCACGACCCTGTGCAGAGCCTGCGTATCCGTCACCAGCAGCAGCAACCCTTCCTTCGCTATAAGCGGGTCACCCGAAAGCCTAAGCTCCGCACTCCCCTTGGTGCCGGTTACGAAAATTCGGCAGTCGCCCCATGTCCAGCTGCTGCCGGCTGTATACCAGTCGGCATACAACTGGGCGGCAATACCACCCTCCATATACACCTGAACCCCGGCCGAATCGTAAAAATCCGGGTACTCCGGAAACCCGTTTTTCGCGATAAAGCCTTCCAGATCCGAAATCTCCCTGCCCGTCAAATAACGAAGCAAATCCATGTCGTGAATGAGCAGATCGATGATAATGCCGCCGTTCCGTTCTTTGGAAAAATGCCAGGCCGGACGGCTGGCGGGATGGAGGCGGTGGGGCTTGCGCGTTGTAATCGAGAGAAGACGGCCCAGCTCCCCCGCGTCAATCCGCTTCTTCAGGGAATATAGGAGCGGACTGAAACGGCCCGCGACCAGCATGCCGATCTGGATGCGCCCCCGATCCATGACGCCCTTCAGCCGGGAAAGGCCTTCGTCGGTCGTCACGACCGGCTTGTCGACCATTACGTGCTTGCCGTGCTTCTCACACCACTCGATGACATCGATCTTCTCCGCGTTGATCGAAGCACATCCGATCACTTCAACCTCCGGTGAGGATAGCAGAGATTCAGGGTCGGATACAAGCGGTACCCCATAAGTCTCCGACAGCTTTCCGGCAAGCTCCCCATTTTCCTGCTCATAAATGCCTGCGCAAGTATACCCCAGCTTCAGCATCCCGCTAATAAAATTTCCGATATGCGGATGCTGGCAGCCGATAATTCCAAACCTTCCCGCTTTCATTAGCTCGCCCCCCTTTACCCGTATTATACGGATCCCGGTTTGTTCTGTAATCCTTTGCGTAAGCGGAAAACGGCAAAGTTTAATAATCACCCAGTAAAGAATAACTTTGAGAGGTACAAAGTGGGCGTGGGGAGGAGATATAATGATGACAAACAGGACGGAGGCGAATCGGAAGTGAAGACAAATACCATGACGGACATGGAAACGATGAGGCCCAGCACGAATATAACAGCGGTGCGGGGATCTCGGTTCTGGAAACGGGTAAGGAAACAGCATATCCTGCTGTGGATGTCCGTTCCGATCATGCTGCACCTTGCGCTGTTCCAGTTCGTCCCCCTGTGGGGATGGCTGATGGCGTTCAAGGACTATAATATCGGACAAAGCCTGTGGGAAGCTAAATGGGTAGGATTGGAGCATTTCCGAACTTTGCTCGGACATGACGATTTTATCAAGGCTCTCCGCAACAACTTTGCCATGAACACCATGCAGCTATTAGTAGGAACTTTATCCTCCATAGGACTAGCCGTCGTGCTGAGCGAACTGAGGAGCAAAACATTCGTCCGCATCGTCCAGACGATGACGTATCTGCCTCACTTCGTTTCCATGGTCGTCGTGGCGAATATATTCGTCATGCTGTTGTCCCCGGACAACGGCCTCGTCAATGAATTGCTCATCAAGTGGGGTTGGGCGGAAGAAGGGATCTTCTTCTTCGGGAAAGCGACATGGTTTTGGGTGCTGCATACGATTATTCTCTCCTGGAAAGGCTTCGGCTGGGGGGCGATCATCTATCTGGCGGCCATCGCGGGAATCGACCCGAGCTTATACGATGCGGCGCAGGTGGATGGAGCAAGCCGTTGGCAGCGCGTGAAGTACATTATCATTCCCTGCATTATGCCTACCGTGATCCTGCTATTGATCCTGTCCATCGGCAACCTGATGACCGGCGGCTTCGAATCGCAGTTCCTGCTCGGGAACGTCATCAATGCGGAATATTCCGAGGTGATCTCGATCCTCGCGTTACGGCTGGGGCTTAACGAAGGCGACTTTTCCTTCGGTACGGCAGTCGGGATCTTCAACTCGGTCGTCAGCCTTACCTTGGTCCTGATCGTCAATGCGATCGCCCGCAGATACCAAGCCAACCTCTTTTAAAGATTGGAGAGATCTCGACTATGCTTCAACACCGAACCGCGGGAGAACGGATCTTCGATGCCTTGTTATACGCGCTTCTGACTGTGGCGGCCATCTCTACCGTATACCCCTTTCTTTATCTGCTGGTCCTGTCGCTGAACGAAACGACGGATGCCTTAAAAGGCGGCCTTTATCTGCTGCCGCGTAAATTTACTCTCGAGAACTACCTCTATGTGTTCCAGAACGATAAGCTGGTGAGAGCGACGATCAACTCCGTGCTCCGTACCGTGATTCAAACCGTGCTGTCCGTATTCTGCTGCGGAATGCTTGCTTACGTCCTCAGCCGGAGGGATTTTATCTTTCGGAAACTGTTCAGCTTCATACTCGTGATCACCATTTATGTCAGCGGAGGCCTAATCCCCACTTACTTACTGATCAAGAGCCTCGGGCTAATGAATACATTCGCGGTGTATATTGTTCCGGGCATTGTAAGCGCCTTCTACATTTTTGTTATGAGGACATTTTTCGAGCAGCTGCCCGAAGGGCTGGTGGAATCCGCCTATATTGACGGAGCGAATGATTTCCGGATTTACACCCTGATCATTTTAAGAATCAGCCTGCCGGTCGTCGCAACCGTAGCCCTCTATGTCGCCGTAAACGAATGGAATTCTTGGTTCGATAATTACTTGTACAACAGCCGCAACGAGAAGCTGGCGGTCCTGCAGTATGAATTGCAAAAAATGATTCAAACCGTCGAGACCAATTCTTCCGATTCCGGAGATAACAATGGCCCTCGAATCATTTCACCTATGACGATCAAGGCCACCCTGACCATTCTTGTCACGCTCCCCATTTTGTTCGTTTATCCTTTCCTGCAAAAATATTTCGTTAAGGGCCTGACCTTAGGGGCTATGAAGGATTGATTTCACGGCTGCTCCGTCAACCGGCCTTACGCGGAGACAGTCTGAAATAAATGGAACGATAAAGAATCGGAGGTCACAGACGAATGCTAAAAAGAAAAAAAATCAATCTGTTAGCCGCTGTGTTATTGACCGGAAGCTTAATGGCTACCGCGTGTTCGAAGGATGCAGCCCCGTCGAATTCACCGTCTCCTTCCAGCGCCCCTACGGCATCGGGACCGCCTGCCAAAACGCCCTTTACTTTCACGATGAACACGGACAATCCGAAGATCAACTGGAACAATGAAGTGGCCCAGGAAATTACGAAGCGTACCGGCGCCACCATCAAGTGGGATGTCATTACCGGCGATTTCCGTACCAAAATGAACGTTTGGCTTGCCGCAAACGACTATCCGGAAGTCATCAATATCCACGATAACACGCTGCAGTCCTACATTACGGCGAAAGCCGTTCTCGATCTGACCCCGCTGATCAAGGAGCACGCCCCCAACATCATGAAGGCCTTCAATAACGACCTGTCCATCTTACAGCAGCCGGACGGAAAGATTTACGGGCTTCTCCAGCCTCCAACGAAGAAGGTCGAAAATCTCAACCAAGCGGGATGGATTGCCATTCAATCGGCTGTCCTGAAGGATGCGGGCTATCCTCCCATCAAGACACTGGATGACGTCCGCAATCTCGTCGCCAATTATATGAAGAAATATCCGGAGATCGGAGGCGGCAAGACGATCGGATTCTCCAACTATGGAGCCGCTAACCAGCTGTATAATGTATTCGATACCGCTGCCCGTTCTTATGCAGGCTTGCCAACGACCGCTCAATACTTCGTCGACGATCAGAACAACGCGCGTCTTCGTTTCTTTGAGCCCGGCTATACCGACCTCTTTAAATTTTTCAACAAAGTGAATGCGGAAGGACTTTTCGATCCCGAATCCCTGGTCCAAACGCAGGAGCAGTTTACGACGAAATGCAACCAAGGCCGCGTGCTCGTTATCTTCGGCGGAGGCGGAAACTGCAACGGCTCCCTGGAAAAAAACAATATGGTGGACCGTACCTACGTGTCGTTTGATATCGTCGCTCCCGGAAAAACAAAAT contains:
- a CDS encoding Ger(x)C family spore germination protein — translated: MIRFVLLACVSLTLALISSGCTDFVEPNQLAGVLGTAIDHGEDGMIEVSHQIVIPSQLEGPSKGGGSGNSNPFLVMSATGQDVFQATQKIQFKMSRRLITNHRSIIAISEEYFRRNDVRKLFDKLFRDPANNLRDIIVLIKGSSAKEFIMLKHPIESLSSIGAAKELQINGMSGFSSRQFLIDSFLKGSRPLIPVLQIESLKRSPKKTDPTALLSGFAVLDHNLKIKGLLDVEEGSGALWMMGKGTYHGATVPWKNGIVSLRLTQLHRRISSAAGQDPKRIVLTVKAQAYLLENSSQRDMSEADNMVELQKGINEQIQKELQGTIDKVQRWGPDVFGIGEYLHRQNPYWWKSQEDDWDEKFKNIDVSVKADILLRSTGVSGAPLK
- a CDS encoding GerAB/ArcD/ProY family transporter — its product is MNTERKGCRVKVSGYQMFWMISISSMIMFSYLPIKLAAEKAHQDSWISILLGSMIMMAVTWLILRVCKQNKEKTLVGFMKDLLGTLLGKIIVTVYFLHWFMQMSFLAKGTADFHNLVILHNTPMFVILFCLIVLVAYAVYKGGITAISRCAEIIGPFFVTVLYVQLFLNPQDMDMKRILPVYADSGWFSILEGAFRSFNYMVDPSIILMLFFFAENKQTVSRAILWGTAVAMGWGVLATLVVLFVTGPNLAAEMVYPVYSMTKFVSILNFVQNIDAFYIPLWIFGAFIKVSVCLFILSYGLSEWTGFKNWKLIGCIIAVIWLAFVIYSPHNIRISNTLKNMLLIGFFYPVVYIGIPLILWIIGSIKKHRRA
- a CDS encoding carboxymuconolactone decarboxylase family protein — its product is MTQRLNYMQQSPEFFKKLMEFSSAEKNSAIEEKIRLLVHIRASQINGCGFCLDMHVKEAKIHGESELRLYHISIWRESPLFSPRERAALEWTEILTKIPEHGVSDDLYDRVRRELSEKEISDLTFSIMAINAWNRVNVAFQTVPGSADAAFGLTKAGLS
- a CDS encoding M20 metallopeptidase family protein is translated as MDNNRLLETSRSWLGQLTEWRRDFHRNPELGYEEHRTAGIVVDHLRSLGLETRTGIGKTGVVGLLRGQEPGPTFLLRADMDALPIPDGKPVLYRSTVQGKAHLCGHDAHTAMLMGAAKLLAERGLPRGNVKFMFQPAEEGGAGAKAMVEDGVLQDPKVDAAAALHVSPFCPVGKITVSKGPAWAATDSLRIKIIGKGGHAAGPHHTVDSIPIAAQVITALQQIVSRQVDPLDSAVVTIGKINGGHAVNAIASEVELLGTVRTLNPKLREQMRVKVEAIVKGVTEAFGAGYELELREGYPIVVNDDSMYELFTRTAGQVMGSESWDLINPTMGGEDFAFVAQQVPSVMFRLGVCGGEETAYPLHHPLFDLDESAMPFGSALLAAIAINYLEAHP
- a CDS encoding creatininase family protein, with translation MDFQTKECFTAVLPVGAIEQHGSHLPVGTDAIIAEEIASRLAERLDAYLLPCVSISSSIEHRESKGTVYLKADTLALVIRDIAESLRYTGFKRLVLFSGHGGNWILKPTIRQLNRDFRERGEEMELILIPSTIALNRLHEIAKHVQGDLHAGEKETSLMLYLCPEHVKDIIPEEEPTAVPQDFMDYFDVTEMTADGYWGFPQEATADKGRRLLDLTVDCAVDFLDKIESERKRITAKR
- a CDS encoding Gfo/Idh/MocA family protein, whose product is MKAGRFGIIGCQHPHIGNFISGMLKLGYTCAGIYEQENGELAGKLSETYGVPLVSDPESLLSSPEVEVIGCASINAEKIDVIEWCEKHGKHVMVDKPVVTTDEGLSRLKGVMDRGRIQIGMLVAGRFSPLLYSLKKRIDAGELGRLLSITTRKPHRLHPASRPAWHFSKERNGGIIIDLLIHDMDLLRYLTGREISDLEGFIAKNGFPEYPDFYDSAGVQVYMEGGIAAQLYADWYTAGSSWTWGDCRIFVTGTKGSAELRLSGDPLIAKEGLLLLVTDTQALHRVVPESPPVTILEDFMGRLQGHPALQTHEDILKASQAVIRADRQAKVINRTAPL
- a CDS encoding ABC transporter permease, whose protein sequence is MKTNTMTDMETMRPSTNITAVRGSRFWKRVRKQHILLWMSVPIMLHLALFQFVPLWGWLMAFKDYNIGQSLWEAKWVGLEHFRTLLGHDDFIKALRNNFAMNTMQLLVGTLSSIGLAVVLSELRSKTFVRIVQTMTYLPHFVSMVVVANIFVMLLSPDNGLVNELLIKWGWAEEGIFFFGKATWFWVLHTIILSWKGFGWGAIIYLAAIAGIDPSLYDAAQVDGASRWQRVKYIIIPCIMPTVILLLILSIGNLMTGGFESQFLLGNVINAEYSEVISILALRLGLNEGDFSFGTAVGIFNSVVSLTLVLIVNAIARRYQANLF
- a CDS encoding carbohydrate ABC transporter permease, giving the protein MLQHRTAGERIFDALLYALLTVAAISTVYPFLYLLVLSLNETTDALKGGLYLLPRKFTLENYLYVFQNDKLVRATINSVLRTVIQTVLSVFCCGMLAYVLSRRDFIFRKLFSFILVITIYVSGGLIPTYLLIKSLGLMNTFAVYIVPGIVSAFYIFVMRTFFEQLPEGLVESAYIDGANDFRIYTLIILRISLPVVATVALYVAVNEWNSWFDNYLYNSRNEKLAVLQYELQKMIQTVETNSSDSGDNNGPRIISPMTIKATLTILVTLPILFVYPFLQKYFVKGLTLGAMKD
- a CDS encoding type 2 periplasmic-binding domain-containing protein; amino-acid sequence: MLKRKKINLLAAVLLTGSLMATACSKDAAPSNSPSPSSAPTASGPPAKTPFTFTMNTDNPKINWNNEVAQEITKRTGATIKWDVITGDFRTKMNVWLAANDYPEVINIHDNTLQSYITAKAVLDLTPLIKEHAPNIMKAFNNDLSILQQPDGKIYGLLQPPTKKVENLNQAGWIAIQSAVLKDAGYPPIKTLDDVRNLVANYMKKYPEIGGGKTIGFSNYGAANQLYNVFDTAARSYAGLPTTAQYFVDDQNNARLRFFEPGYTDLFKFFNKVNAEGLFDPESLVQTQEQFTTKCNQGRVLVIFGGGGNCNGSLEKNNMVDRTYVSFDIVAPGKTKLIVKPSTNPSRGGDMWLSITKNAKDPVRIIQFYDDMYKLENQILVGWGIEGKYYKVENGKRVVTDWLVNEYKNKPDTFWEDLGMGYARPLSTNYASGFTLSDGDYAMWQSSQSWISKNMNAVSVETLAKYGAKTPADLLVKGTEKDYGFAESTIKWTDDIKKFNTEAIAEWGKALPKFILEKDASKLDGIWADLEKTLKAKGLDKQNKDVTDIYQETLKTLKK